From Senegalia massiliensis, a single genomic window includes:
- a CDS encoding acyl-CoA mutase large subunit family protein, which translates to MKNDENVKAVKDSREKWEESTLNKALSRFPERKEEFKSGSGLEVERLYTPLDIDELNYNEDLGFPGQFPYTRGVQPTMYRGRLWTMRMYAGFATAEESNKRYKYLVEQGSTGLSVAFDLPTQIGYDSDHSLSQGEVGKVGVAIDSLKDMELLFDGIPLDKVSTSMTINAPAAVLLAMYIAVAEKQGVSEDKLRGTIQNDILKEYIARGTYIFPTEPSMRLITNIFEYCSKNVPKWNTISISGYHIREAGSTAAQEVGFTIADGIAYVDAAIKAGLDVDSFAPRLSFFFNAHNDLLEEVAKYRAARRLWARIMKERYNAKNPKSMMLKFHTQTGGSTLTAQQPENNIVRVAIQTLAAVLGGTQSLHTNSKDEALALPSEKSVRTALRTQQIVAHESGVTDTIDPLAGSYFVEAKTDEIEKKAMEYIEKIDEIGGAPKAIDMGYIQKEIMDAAYRYQKSIESGEQIVVGMNKFQAEEEPVKDLLKVDPKVGEMQVEKINKLKSERNNDEVESKLKALRNACESDENVMPYIIDAVKEYATLGEICGVMREVFGEYEQAVML; encoded by the coding sequence GTGAAGAATGATGAAAATGTGAAAGCAGTAAAAGATTCAAGAGAAAAGTGGGAAGAGAGTACTTTAAATAAAGCTTTATCTCGTTTCCCTGAAAGAAAAGAAGAGTTTAAAAGTGGTTCAGGTCTTGAAGTAGAAAGACTTTATACTCCACTTGATATTGATGAGTTAAACTATAATGAAGATCTAGGTTTTCCTGGTCAATTTCCTTATACTAGAGGTGTTCAACCTACAATGTATAGAGGAAGATTATGGACAATGAGAATGTATGCAGGATTTGCTACAGCTGAAGAATCAAATAAAAGATATAAATATTTAGTTGAGCAAGGTTCTACTGGACTTTCTGTAGCATTTGATTTACCAACTCAAATTGGGTATGATTCTGACCATTCATTATCTCAAGGGGAAGTTGGAAAGGTTGGAGTTGCAATTGACTCACTTAAAGATATGGAGTTATTATTTGATGGCATACCTTTAGATAAAGTAAGTACATCTATGACTATAAATGCTCCGGCTGCAGTATTACTTGCTATGTATATAGCAGTAGCAGAAAAACAAGGAGTATCAGAAGATAAACTTAGAGGGACTATACAAAATGATATATTGAAAGAATATATAGCTCGTGGAACATATATTTTCCCAACAGAGCCATCTATGAGACTTATAACTAATATTTTTGAATATTGTTCAAAAAATGTGCCTAAATGGAATACAATAAGTATTTCAGGTTATCACATAAGAGAAGCAGGATCTACTGCAGCTCAAGAAGTAGGATTTACTATAGCTGATGGAATTGCATATGTTGATGCTGCTATAAAAGCAGGATTAGATGTTGATTCATTTGCACCAAGATTATCATTTTTCTTTAATGCACATAATGATTTACTTGAAGAAGTAGCCAAGTATAGAGCAGCTAGAAGGTTATGGGCAAGAATTATGAAAGAAAGATATAATGCTAAAAATCCTAAATCAATGATGCTTAAATTCCATACTCAAACAGGAGGATCAACTCTTACAGCTCAACAGCCTGAAAACAATATTGTTCGTGTTGCTATTCAAACACTTGCAGCTGTACTTGGAGGCACTCAATCACTTCATACAAATTCTAAAGATGAAGCATTGGCACTTCCTTCAGAAAAATCTGTAAGAACTGCTCTAAGAACACAGCAAATAGTTGCTCATGAAAGTGGAGTAACTGATACTATAGATCCACTTGCTGGTTCATACTTTGTAGAAGCTAAAACTGATGAAATTGAAAAGAAAGCTATGGAATATATTGAAAAGATAGATGAAATAGGTGGAGCACCAAAAGCAATTGATATGGGGTATATTCAAAAAGAAATAATGGATGCTGCATATAGATATCAAAAATCAATAGAATCAGGAGAACAAATAGTAGTAGGAATGAATAAATTCCAAGCAGAAGAAGAACCAGTGAAAGATCTACTAAAAGTAGATCCTAAAGTTGGAGAAATGCAAGTTGAAAAAATAAATAAACTTAAATCAGAAAGAAATAATGATGAAGTTGAGTCTAAATTAAAAGCTTTAAGAAATGCATGTGAATCAGATGAAAATGTTATGCCATATATAATAGATGCTGTAAAAGAATATGCTACATTAGGAGAAATATGTGGAGTAATGAGAGAAGTATTTGGAGAATATGAACAAGCAGTAATGTTATAA
- a CDS encoding acetyl-CoA hydrolase/transferase family protein encodes MIENRLRNEELKKRIMEPSEAAKLFEKGMTVGTSGFTPAGYPKAVPLAIAERKESGEDLELTIITGASVGDELDGALARSGVLKRRYPYQTNKDSRNGINDNKIEYADMHLSHTPQWVKYGFFGNIDIALVEAVAIREDGGIIPSTSVGNSNVFVEKADKVIVEINTSQPLSLEGIHDIYSPKNPPNREPIPVTKTEQKIGTDYIPCDLEKIVAIVITDKKDRTRPVAPIDETSKKISGNLINFLKKEVEENRLPKNLLPLQSGVGSVANAVLGGLIDSDFENLKIYSEVIQDSALDLLDSGKVVFASGTSLTVSPDRLDNFYQNFSKYRDKVILRPQEISNNPEVIRRLGIIAMNTAIEVDIYGNVNSTNIMGSRMMNGIGGSGDFTRNAYLSIFTTESIAKNGDISSIVPMVSHHDHTEHDVHVIVTEQGVADLRGLSPKERAKVIIENCAHPDYKEKLYEYYNESFDVCKHKHTPHCIEKSLSWHAKFLKEGSMK; translated from the coding sequence TTGATAGAAAATAGATTGAGAAATGAAGAACTCAAAAAAAGGATAATGGAACCAAGTGAAGCCGCAAAGCTTTTTGAAAAAGGCATGACAGTGGGAACTAGTGGATTTACACCAGCTGGTTATCCAAAAGCAGTACCTCTTGCAATAGCTGAAAGAAAAGAAAGTGGAGAAGATTTGGAGCTTACTATAATAACTGGTGCATCTGTAGGAGATGAGCTGGATGGAGCCCTTGCCCGTTCGGGAGTACTTAAGAGGAGATATCCTTATCAAACTAATAAAGATTCTAGAAACGGTATAAATGATAATAAAATAGAATATGCTGATATGCATCTAAGCCATACGCCACAATGGGTTAAATATGGTTTTTTTGGTAATATAGATATAGCTTTAGTAGAAGCTGTTGCAATAAGAGAAGATGGCGGTATAATACCTTCTACATCAGTAGGTAATTCTAATGTATTTGTAGAAAAGGCGGATAAAGTAATAGTAGAAATAAATACTAGTCAACCTTTATCACTTGAAGGAATACATGATATATATTCACCAAAAAACCCACCAAATAGAGAACCTATTCCTGTAACAAAAACTGAACAAAAAATAGGTACAGATTATATACCATGTGATCTAGAAAAAATAGTTGCAATTGTTATTACTGATAAAAAAGATAGGACTCGCCCAGTAGCACCTATTGATGAGACATCTAAGAAAATTTCAGGTAACCTTATAAACTTTTTAAAGAAAGAAGTTGAAGAAAATAGATTACCAAAGAATTTATTGCCATTACAATCTGGGGTAGGAAGTGTAGCAAATGCTGTACTAGGAGGTCTTATAGATTCTGACTTTGAAAATCTTAAGATTTACTCAGAGGTAATCCAAGATTCTGCACTTGATTTACTTGACTCAGGTAAAGTTGTATTTGCATCTGGAACTTCATTAACAGTATCACCAGATAGATTAGATAATTTTTATCAAAATTTTAGTAAGTATAGAGATAAAGTAATACTTAGACCACAAGAGATAAGTAATAACCCAGAAGTAATAAGAAGACTTGGAATAATAGCAATGAATACAGCTATAGAAGTTGATATATATGGAAATGTAAATTCTACTAATATAATGGGATCTAGAATGATGAATGGAATAGGTGGTTCTGGAGATTTTACAAGAAATGCATATTTATCAATATTTACAACTGAATCTATTGCAAAAAATGGAGATATTTCATCAATAGTACCTATGGTATCTCATCATGATCACACAGAACACGATGTTCATGTAATAGTAACAGAACAAGGTGTAGCAGATTTGAGAGGATTAAGCCCTAAAGAAAGAGCTAAGGTAATAATTGAAAATTGTGCACATCCAGATTACAAAGAAAAACTCTATGAGTATTACAATGAATCATTTGATGTTTGTAAGCACAAACATACACCTCATTGTATTGAGAAATCGTTATCATGGCATGCAAAATTTTTGAAAGAAGGTAGTATGAAGTAA
- a CDS encoding DUF3870 domain-containing protein, whose protein sequence is MDKNQVFLTGYAKLPEGITARELYGVVALAMTVDKSTGEILDVEPTLSTYLGRTFVKELLVGEKISDLNHLEIKVKKHYFGSAKKAILTTIKMCHKSFSKINGKLV, encoded by the coding sequence TTGGATAAAAATCAAGTCTTTTTAACAGGTTATGCTAAACTTCCTGAGGGAATTACTGCAAGAGAATTATATGGAGTAGTAGCACTTGCAATGACAGTAGATAAATCTACAGGAGAAATATTAGATGTTGAACCAACATTGTCTACTTATCTTGGAAGAACATTTGTAAAAGAATTATTAGTAGGTGAAAAAATAAGCGATTTAAATCATTTAGAAATTAAGGTGAAAAAACATTATTTTGGTTCTGCAAAAAAAGCTATTTTAACAACTATAAAGATGTGTCATAAGAGTTTTAGTAAAATAAATGGTAAATTAGTATAA
- the ftsH gene encoding ATP-dependent zinc metalloprotease FtsH yields MRKFFRGISAYLLIFVVIVLVVGLFMDGQAETVQFSYSKFKEEAAKGNIESVTLVKNRVQGTLNDEAKTKFTSYIPEVEKEYYDEIIEETGIEVTAEPDPGTPWYISALPTIFMILIFIVFWFVFMQKSQGGGGRVMSFGKSKAKMHKEDPKNKITFEDVAGLEEEKEELVEVVDFLKNPKKFTHLGARIPKGVLMVGPPGTGKTYLSKATAGEAGVPFFSISGSDFVEMFVGVGASRVRDLFEQAKKSSPCIIFIDEIDAVGRKRGAGLGGGHDEREQTLNQLLVEMDGFGINEGIIIIAATNRPDILDPALLRPGRFDRQVQIGVPDIKGREAILKIHAKGKPLAEDIDLNVIARRTIGFTPADLENLMNEAALLSAREDLKEIPMRLLEEAITKVIAGPEKRSRVRSEKENKLTAYHEAGHAVVGKLLPNADPVHMVTIMPRGRAGGFTMSLPTEDRSYMSKTEMEEKIVELLGGRVAEKLVLDDISTGASNDLERSTKIARDMVTHYGMSDKLGPMTYGKDDSQVFLGQDIGRSKDYSEEVASEIDHEMRRIVEEAYERAVNILTENIDKLHEVAQKLLEQETLNKDEFNAIFEEKIEKQEAYDEESETDIRNENIGEENIEDKIVEEDKDIDKEE; encoded by the coding sequence TTGAGGAAGTTTTTTAGAGGTATAAGTGCTTATCTGCTTATATTCGTAGTTATTGTATTAGTAGTAGGACTATTTATGGATGGTCAAGCTGAAACTGTACAATTTAGTTATTCAAAATTTAAAGAAGAAGCAGCAAAAGGGAATATAGAATCAGTAACATTGGTTAAAAATAGAGTTCAAGGTACATTAAATGATGAGGCAAAAACTAAGTTTACTTCATATATACCAGAAGTAGAGAAAGAATATTATGATGAAATAATTGAAGAAACCGGTATAGAAGTTACTGCTGAACCAGACCCAGGGACTCCTTGGTATATTAGCGCATTACCAACTATATTTATGATACTTATATTTATAGTATTTTGGTTTGTATTTATGCAAAAGTCACAAGGTGGCGGAGGACGAGTAATGTCCTTTGGTAAGAGTAAGGCAAAAATGCATAAAGAAGATCCTAAAAACAAAATTACATTTGAGGATGTAGCAGGACTTGAAGAAGAAAAAGAAGAATTAGTTGAAGTAGTTGATTTTCTGAAAAATCCTAAAAAATTCACACATTTAGGTGCTAGAATTCCTAAAGGGGTTTTAATGGTAGGACCTCCAGGAACAGGTAAAACATATCTTTCTAAAGCAACTGCTGGTGAAGCAGGAGTACCATTTTTTAGTATAAGTGGTTCTGACTTTGTAGAAATGTTTGTGGGTGTTGGTGCATCGAGAGTTAGAGACTTATTTGAACAAGCTAAGAAAAGTTCACCTTGTATTATATTTATAGATGAAATTGATGCAGTAGGTAGAAAAAGAGGAGCTGGACTTGGCGGTGGTCATGATGAAAGAGAACAAACACTTAACCAACTTCTAGTTGAAATGGATGGATTCGGAATAAATGAAGGTATTATAATTATAGCAGCAACAAATAGACCTGATATATTAGACCCTGCTCTTTTAAGACCAGGTAGATTTGATAGACAAGTACAAATTGGAGTTCCAGATATTAAAGGGCGTGAAGCTATATTAAAAATTCATGCTAAAGGCAAGCCATTAGCTGAAGATATAGATTTAAATGTAATAGCAAGAAGAACTATAGGATTTACTCCAGCAGATTTAGAAAACTTAATGAATGAAGCTGCATTACTTTCTGCAAGAGAAGATTTAAAGGAAATACCAATGAGACTTTTAGAGGAAGCAATTACAAAAGTTATAGCTGGACCTGAAAAACGTAGTAGAGTAAGAAGTGAAAAAGAAAATAAACTTACAGCTTATCATGAAGCTGGTCATGCAGTTGTAGGAAAATTACTACCAAATGCAGATCCAGTGCATATGGTTACTATAATGCCTAGAGGTAGAGCTGGTGGGTTTACTATGAGTTTACCTACGGAAGATAGAAGTTATATGTCCAAAACAGAAATGGAAGAGAAAATTGTTGAGTTATTAGGTGGTAGAGTAGCAGAAAAATTAGTTTTAGATGATATAAGTACGGGTGCTTCAAATGACCTTGAAAGATCAACTAAAATAGCACGTGATATGGTAACTCATTATGGTATGAGTGATAAGCTTGGACCTATGACTTATGGAAAAGATGATAGTCAAGTATTCCTTGGTCAAGATATAGGTAGAAGTAAGGATTACAGTGAGGAAGTAGCTTCTGAAATTGATCATGAAATGAGAAGAATAGTAGAAGAAGCATATGAAAGAGCTGTAAATATTCTTACAGAAAATATAGATAAACTTCATGAAGTGGCTCAAAAATTATTAGAACAAGAAACATTAAATAAAGATGAATTTAATGCTATCTTTGAAGAAAAAATTGAAAAACAAGAAGCTTACGATGAAGAAAGTGAAACTGATATAAGGAATGAAAATATCGGAGAAGAAAATATAGAAGATAAAATAGTTGAAGAAGATAAAGATATTGATAAAGAAGAATAA
- the hpt gene encoding hypoxanthine phosphoribosyltransferase codes for MKQDIKEVLIDETQIQKKNRELGKMISEHYRGEKLTVICILKGAIMFMSDLIKNIDIPLEIDFMDVSSYGEGTTSSGVVKIVKDLDSSIEDKNILIVEDIIDSGLTLSYLMKILKSRGPKSIEICTLLDKPTGRTIDMDVKYVGFTVPDAFLVGYGLDFAEKYRNLPYIGILKENVYR; via the coding sequence ATGAAACAAGATATTAAAGAAGTTTTAATTGATGAAACACAGATTCAGAAGAAAAATAGAGAATTAGGTAAGATGATATCAGAACACTATAGAGGTGAAAAATTAACAGTTATTTGTATACTTAAAGGTGCAATAATGTTTATGAGTGACTTGATAAAAAATATAGATATACCTTTAGAAATAGATTTTATGGATGTATCAAGCTATGGTGAAGGAACAACATCTTCTGGTGTAGTAAAGATTGTTAAAGATTTAGATTCTAGTATTGAAGATAAAAATATATTAATAGTAGAAGACATTATAGATAGTGGATTAACACTTAGTTATCTTATGAAAATATTAAAATCTAGAGGACCAAAAAGCATAGAAATATGTACTTTGTTAGATAAACCTACAGGGAGAACAATTGATATGGATGTTAAATATGTAGGATTTACTGTTCCAGATGCATTTTTAGTAGGTTATGGATTAGACTTTGCAGAGAAGTATAGAAATCTTCCATATATAGGTATATTAAAAGAAAATGTATACCGTTAA
- the tilS gene encoding tRNA lysidine(34) synthetase TilS, translating into MENKVLKTIEKYNLIKKHDNIIVGVSGGPDSIFLLSILDKIKQKIKFNIVVCHINHGTRGIETDKDEIFVKKLCKKMKVDFHSIKVDMNGYAKEKSISSEEAGRELRYDFFRKILKKYNNKGSVAVAHNKNDQAETMIMRFLRGTGIDGLKGMDFKNGDIIRPVLNISREEIEKYIADNDIEVRIDETNKMDIYRRNKIRLNLIPDIKEEYNPSIIDTLYRTSKIMKVDSDFINNYANTQFDNLKTQISKEKISLDKHNLINQHKAIQYRIIRLAIERLIGHLKEIEQIHIESIINLMENNITGKRIDISNGIEAFINYKYLEIRLKTKEEKIILDRQLNLKNINYINELGLEITLKVEDFNKNKINQKDRFIKYFDYDKIVGGLFIRFRKSGDKFKPLGMKGNKKLKDFFIDEKIPRENREKIPIIYDKQGILWVVGHRISENYKVNSTTKKVLMIAIKNRG; encoded by the coding sequence ATGGAGAATAAAGTATTAAAAACAATAGAAAAATATAATCTAATAAAAAAACATGACAATATTATAGTTGGAGTATCAGGTGGACCTGACTCAATTTTTTTATTATCAATATTAGATAAAATTAAACAAAAAATCAAATTTAACATAGTAGTTTGCCATATTAATCACGGAACAAGAGGAATTGAGACAGACAAAGATGAAATCTTTGTAAAAAAACTATGTAAAAAAATGAAAGTTGATTTTCACTCTATAAAAGTTGATATGAATGGATATGCTAAGGAAAAAAGTATATCTTCAGAAGAAGCAGGAAGAGAATTAAGATATGATTTTTTTAGAAAAATTTTGAAAAAATATAATAATAAGGGTAGCGTTGCTGTAGCTCATAATAAAAATGACCAAGCAGAAACTATGATTATGAGATTTTTAAGAGGTACAGGTATAGATGGGTTAAAAGGAATGGATTTTAAAAATGGTGACATTATTAGGCCTGTATTAAATATAAGTAGAGAAGAAATAGAAAAATATATAGCTGATAATGATATAGAAGTAAGAATAGATGAAACTAATAAAATGGACATTTATAGAAGAAATAAGATAAGATTAAATTTAATACCTGATATTAAAGAAGAATATAATCCATCTATAATTGATACTCTTTATAGAACTTCTAAGATAATGAAAGTTGATTCTGACTTTATAAATAATTATGCTAATACACAGTTTGATAACTTAAAAACTCAAATTTCAAAAGAAAAAATTTCATTAGATAAACATAATTTAATTAATCAACATAAAGCAATACAATATAGAATAATAAGACTAGCAATTGAAAGATTAATAGGTCATTTAAAAGAAATAGAACAAATACACATAGAATCAATAATAAATTTAATGGAAAATAATATTACAGGTAAAAGAATAGATATATCTAATGGAATAGAAGCATTTATAAATTATAAATACTTAGAAATAAGATTGAAAACTAAAGAAGAGAAAATAATATTAGATAGACAATTAAATTTAAAAAATATTAATTATATAAATGAATTAGGATTAGAAATAACTTTAAAAGTTGAAGATTTTAATAAAAATAAAATAAATCAAAAAGACAGGTTTATAAAATATTTTGATTATGATAAAATAGTAGGTGGTTTGTTTATAAGGTTTAGAAAATCAGGAGATAAATTTAAACCTTTAGGAATGAAAGGAAATAAAAAATTAAAAGATTTTTTTATTGATGAAAAAATTCCAAGAGAAAATAGGGAAAAAATACCGATTATCTATGATAAACAAGGAATTTTATGGGTAGTAGGTCATAGAATAAGCGAAAATTATAAAGTTAATTCTACTACAAAAAAAGTTTTAATGATTGCTATAAAAAATAGGGGGTAA
- a CDS encoding protein kinase domain-containing protein, with product MTIDIIKGRWNKNIYIIEKELGRGNIGTVYLVSNNKGKKIALKCSDDIASLTTEFNVLKKLSLSFIPKVYDLDDAYIKDSYKYFFVMEYIEGICLNEHIKNKSNIEELLEISYELSKKLYDIYKLGYTYWDIKFENIIIEKNTKKLKLIDFGGVTKNNHSIKEYTPSYNINSFLDTPFYDDRALVFSVNLLLISSLTKQSYNPLTNNIEDIIYSMKPLEINDDIKTLITRGLKGKYNISDYIYDINNILNCNENLYIIKFIDRFFLISLSLFLIFLGFLFKIYII from the coding sequence ATGACTATAGATATTATAAAGGGAAGATGGAATAAGAATATATATATAATAGAAAAAGAGTTAGGTAGAGGAAATATAGGAACTGTTTATTTAGTAAGCAATAATAAAGGTAAAAAAATTGCTTTAAAATGTTCCGATGATATAGCATCTCTTACAACTGAGTTTAATGTATTAAAAAAATTGTCATTATCATTTATACCTAAGGTTTATGATTTGGATGATGCATATATTAAAGATAGTTACAAATATTTTTTTGTTATGGAATACATAGAAGGAATTTGTTTAAATGAACATATAAAAAATAAATCTAATATAGAAGAACTACTTGAAATATCATATGAACTATCAAAAAAATTATATGATATTTATAAATTAGGGTATACTTATTGGGATATAAAATTTGAAAACATAATAATTGAAAAGAATACTAAAAAATTAAAATTAATAGATTTTGGAGGAGTAACAAAAAATAATCATTCAATAAAAGAATATACACCTTCATATAATATTAACTCATTTCTTGATACACCTTTTTATGATGATAGAGCATTAGTGTTTTCTGTAAACCTTTTATTAATTTCATCTTTAACTAAGCAAAGTTATAATCCATTGACAAATAATATTGAAGATATAATATATAGTATGAAGCCACTAGAAATTAATGATGATATTAAGACTTTGATTACAAGAGGATTAAAAGGTAAATATAATATAAGTGATTATATATATGATATAAATAATATATTAAATTGTAATGAAAACTTATATATTATTAAATTTATAGATAGATTTTTTTTGATTAGTTTAAGTCTTTTTTTGATTTTTTTAGGGTTTTTATTTAAAATATACATAATTTAA
- a CDS encoding vWA domain-containing protein, translated as MQKEIFLKQIILVTDGESNSFKDPINITKKVIKEGITVSTIGILNEKSNTRAKFELESIANIGKGVCELTNIENLSSTVYNATKKSIYNTLQSVINTELKKVVGSDISNIDPTCRQKVIMMMEDLSDSFDLKTIILLDTSKSMDLKVNAAKKSIINLLNTLKSRKGKNYIAVMIFPYKDKDWKLICDFTDNIRTLKKSLKSIVIEGLTPTGEALESAYMYMKRD; from the coding sequence ATGCAAAAAGAAATATTTCTTAAACAAATAATATTAGTCACAGATGGTGAATCAAACAGTTTTAAAGATCCTATTAATATCACTAAAAAAGTAATTAAAGAAGGAATAACTGTCAGTACAATAGGTATATTAAATGAAAAAAGTAACACTAGAGCAAAATTTGAATTAGAAAGTATAGCTAATATAGGTAAAGGAGTATGTGAACTAACAAATATAGAAAACTTAAGTTCTACAGTATATAATGCAACAAAAAAATCAATATATAATACATTGCAATCTGTAATAAATACTGAATTAAAAAAAGTAGTAGGTAGCGATATTTCAAATATAGATCCAACATGTAGACAAAAAGTAATAATGATGATGGAAGATTTATCAGATTCATTTGATTTAAAGACTATTATATTATTAGACACAAGTAAAAGTATGGATTTAAAAGTTAATGCTGCAAAAAAATCAATAATAAATCTTTTAAACACACTAAAATCCAGAAAAGGTAAAAACTATATAGCAGTTATGATTTTCCCTTATAAAGATAAAGATTGGAAACTTATATGTGATTTTACTGATAATATAAGAACACTTAAAAAAAGTTTAAAAAGCATAGTTATAGAAGGTCTTACTCCTACTGGAGAGGCATTAGAAAGTGCATATATGTATATGAAAAGAGATTAA